In Aedes albopictus strain Foshan chromosome 3, AalbF5, whole genome shotgun sequence, the following are encoded in one genomic region:
- the LOC115268984 gene encoding ejaculatory bulb-specific protein 3-like, with protein MKVVILFALVAMAVAQDGYPTKYDNIDVDEILNSDRLFKNYFNCLMEAGPCTPEGNELKKYLPDAIATGCSKCNEKQREITAKVAKFLIEQRPDEWKALRGKYDPDNTFAEKYKDEAAKFGIKL; from the coding sequence ATGAAGGTCGTCATCTTGTTCGCTCTGGTAGCGATGGCCGTCGCCCAGGACGGCTATCCCACCAAGTACGATAACATCGACGTGGATGAAATCCTCAACTCGGATCGTCTCTTCAAGAACTACTTCAACTGCCTGATGGAAGCCGGACCGTGCACCCCGGAAGGCAACGAGCTGAAGAAGTATCTGCCGGATGCCATCGCAACGGGATGTTCCAAGTGTAACGAGAAACAACGTGAGATTACGGCCAAAGTGGCCAAGTTCCTGATCGAACAGCGTCCGGATGAGTGGAAGGCTCTGCGAGGAAAGTACGATCCGGACAACACCTTCGCCGAGAAGTACAAGGATGAGGCGGCCAAGTTCGGAATCAAGTTGTAA
- the LOC109399333 gene encoding ejaculatory bulb-specific protein 3-like → MKIVILFALFAIAVAQDSYPTKYDNIDVDEILNSDRLFKNYFNCLMDAGPCTPEGNELKKYLPDAIATGCSKCNEKQREITAKVAKFLIEQRPNEWNSLRGKYDPDNTFAEKYKDEAAKFGIKL, encoded by the coding sequence ATGAAGATCGTCATCTTGTTTGCCTTGTTTGCTATCGCTGTTGCTCAGGACAGCTATCCCACCAAGTACGACAACATCGATGTGGATGAAATTCTCAACTCGGATCGTCTCTTCAAGAACTACTTCAACTGTCTGATGGACGCCGGACCGTGCACTCCGGAAGGAAACGAGTTGAAGAAGTATCTGCCGGATGCCATTGCAACGGGATGTTCCAAGTGTAACGAGAAACAGCGAGAAATCACGGCTAAAGTTGCCAAGTTCCTGATCGAACAGCGCCCCAATGAGTGGAATTCTCTCCGTGGAAAGTACGATCCTGATAACACTTTCGCCGAGAAGTACAAGGACGAAGCAGCCAAGTTTGGAATTAAGCTGTAA